The sequence below is a genomic window from Novosphingobium sp. KACC 22771.
GCCAAGTATCCTTACAAGCCAGCCTACCTCCCCGTCGCAAGGCTCGAAGATGGCACCATGTGGAATTGGTAAGCCATAAAAAGAGCGGGAGAGGATAAGAACATGACGTTAAGAACATGACATGGCGCTCAGCAAGATTGCGCATTCTGTTGCTGGTGATGGTGGGGACCATCATCAACTATATCGCGCGCAATTCGCTGGGCGTTCTGGCGCCCCAGCTCAAGGCCGATCTGGCCATCACAACCGAGCAATATTCCTATATCGTCGGCGCATTTCAGCTCGCCTATACGCTGATGCAGCCGATCGGCGGGATGCTGATCGACAAGATTGGTCTGACCGCAGGTTTCGCGATTTTTGCGCTGGCGTGGAGCCTAGCCAATATGGCCCATGGCGCGGCGCGGGGCTGGCTCTCGCTGGCAGCGTTCCGCGGCATGTTGGGCATGGCCGAGGCCGCCGCGATTCCGGCGGGGATGAAGACGATCGGCGAATGGTTCCCTGATCGCGAACGTTCGGTGGCGGTGGGCTGGTTCAATGCGGGCACCTCGCTGGGGGCGGTGATTGCGCCGGTTCTGGCCGCGCTGGTCGCCAAGGTCTATGGCTGGCAGGCGGCCTTTGTCGTTACCGGGGCGCTGGGCGTTTTATTCGCCGCCGCTTGGTATAAATTCTATCGCTCGCCCGGTGACGCCTCCTATGTCACCTCGCAAGAACTGGCAGAAATCCGCGAGGGCCAACGCCCCGTCGAGGCCAGCGCGACAACCTTGCGCGCCATCGCCAAAACCAAGCGTTTCTGGGCCATTGCCGTCCCGCGCTTTCTGGCCGAACCGGCGTGGCAGACCTTCTCCTTCTGGATCCCGCTCTATCTGGCCAAAGAGCGCGGCATGGACATCACCCAGATCGCGCTTTTCGCATGGGTGCCGTTTCTGGCGGCCGATGCCGGGGGCATTCTGGGCGGCTATCTCGCGCCTTTCCTGCAACGCTGGCGTGGGCTTTCGCTGGAAGGGTCGCGCATCGCCGGGATCGGGCTGGGCGCTGTCATGATGATCGCGCCCGGCTGCGTCGGCCTCGTGCTCAGCCCCTATGCCGCGATTGCCCTGCTTTCCATCGGCGGTTTTGCGCATCAGATCATCTCGGTGCTCATCAACACGCTCTCCGCCGATGTCTTTCCCAAGGGCGATATTGCCAAGGCCAACGGGCTGGTCGGCATGGCCGGCTGGACCGGCGGGCTGCTCTTCTCACTCGCCATCGGGCAATTGGCCGACAAGATCGGCTATGCCCCGCTGTTCGCCTGCCTTGGCGCGTTCGACCTGATCGGCGCGGTGTGGCTGTTTGCCATGCGCCGCCACCTCATTCTGCAAAAGGCCTGATCCCCATGCGTAAATCCAGCCTTGCCCATCCGCCCCGCTTTTCACTGGCTGAGCGGAAAGGACCCCGCGCGACCCTGCATGCCGACACCGGCGCGATTGCGCATATTTTCGTGGCTGAAGAGGACATTGTCCGCGTCCTGCTGCTGACGCAGGGGACCGTCACCTCGGCGCCAAGCTGGGCCATTGCGCCAGGGCAGAGCGACATTGCCGAACCGGGCCGCGACCGCATGAGCGTCGAGGGCTTTTCCGCGCCGGATTTCGCGCTGGAGGAAACCGAAACCCACATCACCATCACCACCGCCCGCCTGCGCCTGTCCATCGCGCGCGACGGTTTCTTCTGCACATGGCATCAAACCGGCCCGCAAGGCTGGGAATTGATCGCGCAGGACCGCCCCACGCAGGCCTATAATTTCGGCTGGTGGGACGATGGCGTCTATCACTATGTCACGCGCCAGAATGGCGAGCGCTATTACGCGCTGGGCGAAAAGGCAGGCGCAATGGACCGCGCGGGCCGCCGCTTCCGCCTGACCAATCTGGACCCGATGGGCTATGATGCGGGCGCGAATGATCCGCTGTATAAATCGATCCCCTATGTGCTGGTGGTCAACGCAGAAGGCGCGGCCCATGGCGTGTTTTACGACACCACCGCCGATCCGAGTTTCGATTTCGGCCATGAGCATGACAATTATCACCCGCATTATCGCTATATGCGGGCCGATTCCGGCGACCTCGACTATTACATGATCGCCGGGCCTGATGCAGGCGAAGTCACCCGCCGCTACACATGGCTGACCGGGCGGCCCGCGTTTCAGCCGCGCTGGGCGGTGGGCTATTCCGGCTCGACCATGACCTATACCGACGCGCCCAACGCGCAGGAGCGGATGGGCGAATTCATCGAAGGCATCAAACGCCACGACATCCCCTGCGAGAGCTTCCACCTCTCCTCGGGCTATACCTCGATCGGCGACAAGCGTTACGTCTTTCACTGGAACCGAGACAAATTCCCCGATGTGGGCGGTTTCGTGAAGTCCTATGCCGATGCAGGGGTCGAACTGGTCCCCAATATCAAGCCCGCGCTGCTGGTCACCCATCCGCGCTATGACGAACTGGCCGCAAAGGGGTGGTTCGTGTCGGACGCGGATGGCGATCCCATCGTCTGCCAGTTCTGGGACGAGGTGGGCAGCTATATTGACTTCACCAACCCGGACGCGGCGGCTTGGTGGCGCGAACAGGTAACGCAGCAATTGCTGGAATATGGCATCCATTCGACATGGAATGACAACAACGAATATGAGATCTGGGACAAGCGCGCGCTGATTTCCGGCTTTGGCGCGCCCCGCCCCGCCGCCGCCGAGCGCCCGGTGCAGACCCTGCTGATGATGCGCGCAAGCCGCGCCGCGCAAATCGCCTATCGCCCCGACGAGCGCCCCTATGTGGTGACGCGCAGCGGCATGGCAGGCATGCAGCGTTATGCGCAAAGCTGGTCGGGCGACAATTTCACCGATTGGAAAACAATCCGCTATAATCAGAAGATGGCGTTGGGCATCGCGCTGTCGGGCGTGTCCAATTTCGGCCATGACATCGGCGGTTTCGCAGGTCCAGCGCCGGAACCGGAACTGCTGCTGCGCTGGGTGCAGGCGGGCATCGTCATGCCGCGTTTCTCGATCCACAGCTGGAACACCGACCGCACGGTCAACGAGCCATGGATGTATCCCGAGGCGACCCCGGCGATTGTCGGCATGATGCAATTGCGCCGCGCGCTTCAGCCGATGCTGCATGATCTGCTCTGGCGCCACCACGCCCATTATGAGCCGGTCAGCCGCCCGGTCTGGCTGGATTTCGGCCATGACCCCCGCGCGTGGGAGGATGGCGACACCCATCTGCTCGGTCCCGATCTGCTGGTGGCCCCGGCGATGGACAAGGGGGTGGAGAGCGTCACGGCCTATCTGCCGACGGGGGCAAACTGGTATGATATTCGCGATGACCGCGCCTATGCAGGCGGGCAGGACGCGGTGCTGAACGCGCCGCTTTCGGGCCTGCCGCCTATCTGCGCGCGCGAAGGTTCGGGCATGTTCCTCGATCTGGCCCCGGCCGGTTTTGTTCAGGCCAAACCCCGGCCCGCCGTCCTGCTCTATCCCACGCCGGGCGAAGGGCAGTTCACTTGGAGCGGTTTTGATGAAAGCGGCAATGGCTGGCCCGATGCCGATCATCCGCCCTTGTGGAATGTCTGGGTGCGGACCGCATCGCATGCCATCACGATTGTCGCGGCATGGACCGGCTGCGGCCCTGCCCCGGCCGAGGGCCTGCGCATCGTTTTGCCCGCGTTTGAAACGCGCACCGTCACGCTCAACGGCGCGGTGGTGGCGCCGCGCGTGGAAACCGTGCTGGGCGTCGCGCGCAAGGTGATCGACGCGGCGGTTTAAAGAAAAGGCCGGGCCGCGCTTGAGGGAAGCGCAGCCCGGCCGATAGGCCGCAACGCTGGTGAGAGGTTCAGCGTGCGGTGGCGCGGCGGATGGCGGTTTGCCATCCGGCCTGCAATTTCTGGCGTGCGGGGGCGTCCATGCGCGGATTGAAACGCACCACCTCACCGCGGCTTTGGCCTGACAGCGCATCGCTCCAGGCCCCGCTGGCATGGCCCGCCAGCATGGCCGCGCCCAGCGCCGTGGTTTCCAGATTGGCGGGGCGCTCGACGACGATATCGAGAATATCGGCAAGGAATTGGCAGAACCAGTCATTGGCCGCCATGCCGCCGTCCACCCGCAAAGCCGCCAGCGCGCCCGCGCCATCGGCCTGCATCGCGGCAACGAGATCGGCGGTCTGAAACGCCACCGATTCCAGCGCGGCGCGGGCAATATGGGCCGCGCCGCTGTCAAAGGTCATGCCGGTCAGCATCCCGCGCGCCTCGGTGCACCAATGCGGCGCGCCAAGGCCGACGAAAGCCGGTACCATATAGACCCCGCCATTATCGGGCAGGCGGGCGGCCATGTCCTGCGTCTGGCGCGCCTCGACAATGATGCCGAGGCCATCGCGCAGCCATTTGATCGCCGCGCCCGCGACGAACAAGGAGCCTTCCATCGCGTAATGCGTCACGCCGTCAATGCGATAGGCCACCGTGGTCAGCAACCGGCTGCGCGAACGGGTCAACACCTCGCCGGTGTTCATCAGCATGAAGCCGCCGGTGCCATAGGTGATCTTGGCCTGTCCGGGCGACAGGCAGGATTGACCCACCAGCGCGGCTTGCTGATCGCCCGCGATGCCGCGAATGGGGATCGCCCCGCCCAGCAGATGCGTGACGCCGAAATCATCCGCGCTCTGGCACACCTGCGGCAGAATGGCGGCGGGCACGCGGAACAGCGCCAGAAGATCGGGGCACCAGCGCTGTTTCTGAATATCAAACAGCAACGTGCGCGAGGCATTGGTGATGTCGGTCTTGTGCTCGCGCCCCTCGGTCAGGCGCCAAAGCAGGAAAGTGTCGATCGTGCCGAAGGCCAGCTCGCCCGCCTCCGCCCTTTCGCGCGCGCGCGGTATCGTATCGAGCAGCCATGCCAGCTTGGTCGCGGAAAAATAGGGGTCGAGCAGCAGGCCGGTGCGCTCCTGCACCAGCGGCTCATGGCCCGCCGCATGCAATTGCGCGCAGATTTCCGCCGTGCGCCGGTCCTGCCAGACGATGGCGCGGTGGAGCGGTACGCCGGTCGCCCGGTCCCACAGGACCACGGTTTCGCGCTGGTTGGTGATGCCGATGGCGGCGATGTCCTCGCCCCCCATCCCCGCCTTGGCCAAGGCTCCCTGCGCCGTGGCCAGCGTGTCGCGCCAGATATCCTCGGCATCATGTTCGACCCAGCCATCGGCCGGATAATGCTGGGCAAATTCCTGCTGCGCGCTGGCGATCACCTGATGCGAGGGCGAGAAGATCAGGCTGCGGGTCGAGGTCGTGCCCTGATCAATGCTGAGAATATGGCCGCTCATGATACCTCTCGCCTATTTTTTCTTTTCAAACCATTGGTCAATGCGCCGCGCCATATCGGGCGGCGCGGTCAGGCCCAGCTTGCTGCGCCGCCACAGAATATCCGTGCTGCTGCGCGCCCATTCATGGTCGGCCAGATAGTGCAATTCGGCCTCGTACAGCCCTTGGCCGAAATCCTCGCCCAGATCATCGAGCGATTGCGCCTTGCCCAGGATCCGCTCGATCCGCGAACCATAGGCATGGGCCAGACGCTCGGACAATTCGCCCGACAGGAAGGGCCAGCGCGCCCGCACATCGGCAAGGAAAGCGGCAAACCCGCCCGAAAAATCCCCGCCCGGCAAAGGCGCGGTGCCGGTCCAGCCTGCGCGCATCGGCGGCAGGAAAGGTTCGAGCATTTCGAGCGCATGTTCGGCCAGACGGCGATAGGTCGTCAGCTTGCCGCCGAAGATCGAGAGCACCTGCGGCCCACTCTCGCGCCCCAGTTTCAGCACATAATCGCGCGTGATCGCCTTGGCATCCGCCGCGCCATCGTCATAGAGCGGCCGCACGCCGGAATAGGTCGAGACGACATCCTCCGGGGTGATCTGCGCCTCGAAATAGTCATTCACCGTGGCGCAGAGGTAATCGACCTCTTGCGCCGAGATTTTGGGCGCATCGCGCTCGTCCTCGCCCACCAGGAGGTCGGTGGTGCCCACCAGCGTGAAGCCGTTCTGATAGGGAATGGTGAAGACGATCCGCCCATCGTCCTTTTGCAGGATCAGCGCATGGTCGCCGGGATAGACGCGGGGCACGATGATATGGCTGCCCTTGACCAGACGGATGCCGCCATGGGCCTGCGCCTCTGGCATCGCGCCCAGCATTGCGCCCACCCAAGGCCCCGCGGCATTGACCACGGCGCGGGCGCGCACCTGCTCCGCACCCTGCGTGCTGGCGAGATCGACCAGCCAGTGATCGCCCTCGATCCTTGCGCCGGTCGCGGCAACGCCGGTGCGGATAGTGGCCCCGCGCTCGGCCGCGTCGATGGCGTTCAAGACCACCAGCCGCGCATCGTCCACCCATGCGTCGGAATAGACAAAACCCTTGGCCAGCCCGGGCTTGAGCCCCGCCCCCCAGCGCGGATCGCGCAGATCAACTCCGTGCGAGGGCGGCAGCGTCTGTTTCCCGCCGATATGGTCATAGAGCCACAGGCCGATGCGGATCATCCATCCCGGCCGCCCGCCCTTGGGCTGGGGCAGGACAAAGCGCAGCGGCCAGGAGATATGCGGCGCAATATG
It includes:
- a CDS encoding MFS transporter, which gives rise to MTWRSARLRILLLVMVGTIINYIARNSLGVLAPQLKADLAITTEQYSYIVGAFQLAYTLMQPIGGMLIDKIGLTAGFAIFALAWSLANMAHGAARGWLSLAAFRGMLGMAEAAAIPAGMKTIGEWFPDRERSVAVGWFNAGTSLGAVIAPVLAALVAKVYGWQAAFVVTGALGVLFAAAWYKFYRSPGDASYVTSQELAEIREGQRPVEASATTLRAIAKTKRFWAIAVPRFLAEPAWQTFSFWIPLYLAKERGMDITQIALFAWVPFLAADAGGILGGYLAPFLQRWRGLSLEGSRIAGIGLGAVMMIAPGCVGLVLSPYAAIALLSIGGFAHQIISVLINTLSADVFPKGDIAKANGLVGMAGWTGGLLFSLAIGQLADKIGYAPLFACLGAFDLIGAVWLFAMRRHLILQKA
- a CDS encoding glycoside hydrolase family 31 protein, encoding MRKSSLAHPPRFSLAERKGPRATLHADTGAIAHIFVAEEDIVRVLLLTQGTVTSAPSWAIAPGQSDIAEPGRDRMSVEGFSAPDFALEETETHITITTARLRLSIARDGFFCTWHQTGPQGWELIAQDRPTQAYNFGWWDDGVYHYVTRQNGERYYALGEKAGAMDRAGRRFRLTNLDPMGYDAGANDPLYKSIPYVLVVNAEGAAHGVFYDTTADPSFDFGHEHDNYHPHYRYMRADSGDLDYYMIAGPDAGEVTRRYTWLTGRPAFQPRWAVGYSGSTMTYTDAPNAQERMGEFIEGIKRHDIPCESFHLSSGYTSIGDKRYVFHWNRDKFPDVGGFVKSYADAGVELVPNIKPALLVTHPRYDELAAKGWFVSDADGDPIVCQFWDEVGSYIDFTNPDAAAWWREQVTQQLLEYGIHSTWNDNNEYEIWDKRALISGFGAPRPAAAERPVQTLLMMRASRAAQIAYRPDERPYVVTRSGMAGMQRYAQSWSGDNFTDWKTIRYNQKMALGIALSGVSNFGHDIGGFAGPAPEPELLLRWVQAGIVMPRFSIHSWNTDRTVNEPWMYPEATPAIVGMMQLRRALQPMLHDLLWRHHAHYEPVSRPVWLDFGHDPRAWEDGDTHLLGPDLLVAPAMDKGVESVTAYLPTGANWYDIRDDRAYAGGQDAVLNAPLSGLPPICAREGSGMFLDLAPAGFVQAKPRPAVLLYPTPGEGQFTWSGFDESGNGWPDADHPPLWNVWVRTASHAITIVAAWTGCGPAPAEGLRIVLPAFETRTVTLNGAVVAPRVETVLGVARKVIDAAV
- the glpK gene encoding glycerol kinase GlpK gives rise to the protein MSGHILSIDQGTTSTRSLIFSPSHQVIASAQQEFAQHYPADGWVEHDAEDIWRDTLATAQGALAKAGMGGEDIAAIGITNQRETVVLWDRATGVPLHRAIVWQDRRTAEICAQLHAAGHEPLVQERTGLLLDPYFSATKLAWLLDTIPRARERAEAGELAFGTIDTFLLWRLTEGREHKTDITNASRTLLFDIQKQRWCPDLLALFRVPAAILPQVCQSADDFGVTHLLGGAIPIRGIAGDQQAALVGQSCLSPGQAKITYGTGGFMLMNTGEVLTRSRSRLLTTVAYRIDGVTHYAMEGSLFVAGAAIKWLRDGLGIIVEARQTQDMAARLPDNGGVYMVPAFVGLGAPHWCTEARGMLTGMTFDSGAAHIARAALESVAFQTADLVAAMQADGAGALAALRVDGGMAANDWFCQFLADILDIVVERPANLETTALGAAMLAGHASGAWSDALSGQSRGEVVRFNPRMDAPARQKLQAGWQTAIRRATAR
- the glpD gene encoding glycerol-3-phosphate dehydrogenase codes for the protein MAQAFPPVADYDLLVIGGGINGTGIARDAAGRGLKVLLVERDDLAAHTSSASTKLIHGGLRYLEYYEFRLVREALQERERLIHIAPHISWPLRFVLPQPKGGRPGWMIRIGLWLYDHIGGKQTLPPSHGVDLRDPRWGAGLKPGLAKGFVYSDAWVDDARLVVLNAIDAAERGATIRTGVAATGARIEGDHWLVDLASTQGAEQVRARAVVNAAGPWVGAMLGAMPEAQAHGGIRLVKGSHIIVPRVYPGDHALILQKDDGRIVFTIPYQNGFTLVGTTDLLVGEDERDAPKISAQEVDYLCATVNDYFEAQITPEDVVSTYSGVRPLYDDGAADAKAITRDYVLKLGRESGPQVLSIFGGKLTTYRRLAEHALEMLEPFLPPMRAGWTGTAPLPGGDFSGGFAAFLADVRARWPFLSGELSERLAHAYGSRIERILGKAQSLDDLGEDFGQGLYEAELHYLADHEWARSSTDILWRRSKLGLTAPPDMARRIDQWFEKKK